One window of Microcoleus vaginatus PCC 9802 genomic DNA carries:
- a CDS encoding tetratricopeptide repeat protein, protein MIGQLLDRRYRIIKVTDSSEVGKTYLAADTHRPGYPQCTVREMRLPGTSSQTPELVKVIFQRNAEIIEKLGKHDKIPELLAYFEENQSLYLIEEFIAGSPLSQELIPGQPWEEDQVICLLSEILEILVFIHEKGFIHRRIQPDRAIRRESDGKFVLVDFSLDKEINPELANCHLLAQTSPNSVKRHEAKKQDLAAQELYVPIEQLSGNPRYNSDIYALGTIAQLAVTGLSPNELSALKNNKSQIPWRNRATCSAALADIIDRMVRPDYEERYQEAAEVLADLTQIAVKFEVEPPPATIITDAMSQPRRQSQTKLLLLAATGAALILTALIIYFWQSQSPGRAKEWFARGVAKAQQGDTTGAIADYTQAIALNAGDAETYYKRANARYDMGATEQAIQDYTQAIKVHPSHTKALYNRGMARLDIGDKRGAVEDFTQVVRLNPSDGEAYSQRGLAYYDLGDYRTAIEDYTQAIRLSPNDATAYSNRGLARSAAGDKTGAMADFTQALQISPKQAGVYYSRGRARFNLADYQGAMEDYTKAIELQPDLADAYTNRCSAYLNLATYDKAIADCTEGIRLAPKDEAAYNNRCIAYLNLKQFQKASEDCSLTIGLNGNNPKAYSNRGLARLASGDKQGAVEDFTQAIRLNPSDAVAYSNRGTIYSELKNYPLAVEDFAHSLRLNPKNASAFYSRGLVRRQLKDRAGAIEDFQKAATLFLEQGRADGFQKAQAQINDPK, encoded by the coding sequence ATGATTGGTCAACTTCTAGACAGACGTTACCGCATCATTAAAGTCACAGACTCAAGTGAGGTGGGAAAAACTTATCTAGCAGCAGATACTCACCGTCCCGGGTATCCGCAATGCACGGTTAGAGAAATGCGGCTACCCGGCACAAGTTCGCAAACTCCAGAATTAGTCAAAGTTATATTTCAAAGAAACGCAGAAATAATTGAAAAGTTGGGAAAACACGACAAAATTCCCGAATTATTGGCTTATTTTGAGGAAAATCAAAGTTTATACTTAATTGAAGAATTTATTGCCGGCTCACCTTTAAGTCAAGAACTAATACCCGGTCAACCTTGGGAGGAAGACCAAGTAATTTGTCTGCTATCAGAAATATTAGAAATTTTGGTGTTCATACACGAGAAAGGTTTCATTCACCGCAGAATTCAACCAGACAGAGCGATCCGGCGCGAGTCAGACGGCAAATTTGTATTGGTAGACTTTAGCTTAGACAAAGAAATTAACCCGGAACTTGCTAACTGTCATTTGTTGGCGCAAACTTCCCCGAACTCTGTTAAACGGCATGAGGCAAAAAAACAGGATTTGGCGGCCCAGGAGTTATACGTGCCGATCGAGCAATTGAGTGGCAACCCCCGGTACAATAGCGACATTTACGCTCTAGGTACGATCGCTCAGCTTGCCGTCACGGGACTCTCACCCAACGAACTGAGTGCCTTAAAAAACAACAAAAGCCAAATTCCCTGGCGAAACCGGGCAACTTGTTCGGCAGCCCTAGCAGATATTATCGATCGAATGGTGCGCCCTGACTACGAGGAACGCTATCAGGAGGCAGCCGAAGTTTTAGCAGACCTCACACAAATCGCCGTAAAATTCGAGGTTGAGCCGCCGCCAGCCACAATCATCACGGACGCTATGAGTCAACCGCGAAGACAAAGCCAAACCAAACTGCTGCTGTTGGCTGCAACAGGGGCAGCTTTAATCTTAACGGCACTGATAATTTACTTTTGGCAAAGTCAAAGCCCGGGGAGGGCAAAAGAATGGTTCGCTCGCGGCGTGGCAAAAGCGCAGCAAGGTGACACAACAGGCGCGATCGCCGATTATACTCAAGCGATCGCCCTGAATGCCGGCGATGCGGAAACTTACTATAAGCGGGCAAACGCTCGCTACGACATGGGCGCAACCGAGCAAGCAATACAGGATTACACGCAAGCAATTAAAGTCCATCCTAGCCACACTAAAGCTCTCTACAATCGAGGTATGGCCCGCCTCGACATCGGCGACAAGCGGGGGGCCGTGGAAGATTTCACCCAAGTAGTGCGACTCAATCCCAGCGACGGTGAGGCATACTCTCAGCGGGGTTTAGCCTACTACGATTTGGGCGACTACCGCACGGCAATTGAAGACTACACTCAAGCAATTCGGCTCAGTCCCAACGATGCTACAGCTTACAGCAATCGGGGTTTAGCTCGATCGGCGGCAGGCGACAAAACAGGAGCAATGGCAGATTTTACTCAAGCCCTTCAAATTAGCCCCAAGCAAGCTGGCGTATACTACAGTCGTGGTCGAGCCAGGTTTAATCTGGCAGATTATCAAGGAGCGATGGAAGATTATACTAAGGCGATCGAATTGCAGCCAGATCTCGCTGATGCTTATACCAATCGGTGCAGCGCTTACTTGAATTTGGCCACCTACGACAAAGCGATTGCAGATTGCACAGAAGGAATTCGCCTCGCTCCAAAAGATGAAGCAGCTTACAACAACCGCTGCATTGCTTATCTGAATTTAAAACAATTTCAAAAGGCCAGCGAAGATTGCAGTTTGACGATCGGACTCAACGGCAACAATCCCAAAGCATACAGCAATCGAGGATTAGCTCGATTGGCTTCGGGAGACAAGCAGGGCGCTGTGGAAGATTTTACTCAAGCAATTCGGCTCAATCCCAGCGATGCAGTAGCTTACAGCAATCGCGGTACTATTTACTCAGAACTAAAAAATTA
- the mnmE gene encoding tRNA uridine-5-carboxymethylaminomethyl(34) synthesis GTPase MnmE → MSESLTKGGTIAAIATAIVPQQGSVGIVRVSGSAALKIAETLFCAPGRQIWESHRILYGHIRHPKTQELVDEALLLIMKAPRSFTREDVVEFHCHGGIMAVQQVLQLCLENGARLAQPGEFSLRAFLNGRLDLTQAESIADLVGAKSPAAAQSALAGLQGKLAQPIRKLRTTCLDVLAEIEARIDFEEDLPPLDEAKTSLEINHVLEELSTILATADRGELLRTGLKVAIVGRPNVGKSSLLNAWSKSDRAIVTDLPGTTRDVVESQLVVGGIPVQVLDTAGIRETEDKVEKIGVERSRAAAKQADLVLLTIDAESGWTEEDSEIYEQVKHRQLIIIINKIDLVKRIPELPFSSEIHRIVTTAAALDRGIADLETAILDAVSGANLQAANSDLAINQRQAAALTRAKISLEQCTDTISNKLPLDFWTIDLRGAIQALGEVTGEEVTESVLDRIFSRFCIGK, encoded by the coding sequence ATGTCTGAATCATTAACAAAAGGAGGAACGATCGCAGCGATCGCCACCGCCATAGTTCCCCAACAAGGCAGCGTCGGCATTGTGCGAGTTTCCGGTTCCGCAGCCTTAAAAATTGCCGAAACTCTGTTTTGCGCCCCAGGACGGCAAATTTGGGAGTCTCACCGCATTCTTTACGGTCACATCCGCCACCCCAAAACTCAAGAATTAGTCGATGAAGCTTTGTTGCTAATCATGAAAGCACCGCGTTCTTTTACTCGCGAAGATGTGGTGGAATTTCACTGTCACGGTGGCATTATGGCAGTGCAGCAAGTCTTGCAGTTGTGTTTGGAAAATGGGGCGAGATTGGCGCAGCCGGGAGAGTTTTCGCTGCGGGCTTTTTTGAACGGGAGGCTGGATTTAACTCAAGCTGAAAGTATTGCAGATTTGGTGGGAGCAAAATCGCCCGCTGCTGCACAAAGTGCTTTGGCTGGTTTGCAAGGAAAATTAGCGCAGCCAATTCGCAAATTGAGAACAACTTGTTTGGACGTGCTGGCAGAAATTGAGGCGAGAATTGATTTTGAGGAAGATTTGCCGCCTTTAGATGAAGCTAAAACTTCTTTGGAAATAAATCATGTTTTGGAGGAATTGTCAACAATTTTGGCAACGGCAGATCGTGGAGAATTGTTGAGAACAGGTTTGAAAGTAGCGATTGTCGGGCGGCCGAATGTGGGCAAATCGAGTTTGTTGAATGCGTGGAGTAAGAGCGATCGGGCGATCGTCACGGATTTGCCCGGTACGACGCGGGATGTGGTAGAGTCGCAGCTAGTTGTGGGCGGCATTCCGGTGCAGGTGCTCGATACTGCGGGAATTCGAGAAACCGAAGACAAGGTAGAAAAAATAGGCGTTGAGCGATCGCGCGCAGCAGCAAAACAAGCCGATTTAGTGTTGTTGACAATTGACGCGGAATCTGGCTGGACAGAGGAAGATTCGGAAATTTACGAACAAGTAAAGCACCGCCAGCTAATTATAATTATCAACAAAATCGACCTAGTAAAAAGAATCCCAGAACTACCTTTTTCCTCTGAAATTCACCGTATAGTTACCACAGCCGCCGCCCTCGATCGAGGCATAGCAGACTTAGAAACAGCAATCTTAGATGCCGTCAGCGGGGCAAATTTGCAAGCAGCCAACTCCGACTTAGCAATCAACCAGCGGCAAGCAGCGGCGTTAACCAGAGCTAAAATTTCTCTGGAACAGTGCACGGATACTATTAGCAACAAATTGCCTTTAGATTTCTGGACAATAGATTTGCGCGGTGCAATTCAAGCATTGGGGGAAGTTACGGGCGAAGAAGTGACAGAATCAGTGCTCGATAGAATATTTAGCAGGTTTTGCATTGGCAAATAG
- a CDS encoding SagB/ThcOx family dehydrogenase → MPELPLSIAQHYHERTKYDPETIAAKSKRLDWTEQPVPFKEYKIGAYFDLKPYLKDPSEDSDADPDAGWWHRLSSLLLCSYGLTAKVQTVDDSYLYLRSAPSAGGLYPAEVYLISRGTAQLPAGLYNYQSRTHSLVHFWDSQVWPTLQAACFQPPALENTQLAIAITTVFFRSSWRYEDRAYRRIFLDTGHLLSNIELACAVNDYRPHLIGGFADEAVNELLYIDSEQEGAICVVALADLLDIDQNLPKFKTALPGNTTTDYPQISEGQLLRYLHKATHLESDPTGADGWKLDESEGELEDKYNFPFCTKVSTVTPSIPWGVNLETLENTMLKRRSTRAYTGASLSLGELLAMLDFTYQPQHYIDQGLDGSPDYFDISLIETFIAVSGVNGLEEGCYYYAPKAQELRQIRFKNFRRELHFLCLGQDLGRDAGALLFHTADLNRAVAKYGDRVYRYLHMDAGHLGQRLNLAAIQLRLGVSGIAGFFDDRVNDVLGIPAGEAVLYITSLGRPRS, encoded by the coding sequence ATGCCAGAACTTCCTCTCTCCATTGCTCAGCACTACCACGAACGGACGAAATACGATCCTGAAACCATTGCTGCCAAAAGCAAACGGCTAGATTGGACAGAGCAACCTGTGCCGTTCAAAGAATATAAAATTGGAGCGTATTTTGACCTCAAGCCCTATCTAAAAGACCCCTCGGAGGATTCCGATGCCGATCCCGATGCCGGTTGGTGGCATCGGTTATCCAGCTTGTTGCTGTGCAGCTACGGGTTGACGGCGAAAGTGCAAACGGTAGACGACAGCTACCTGTATTTGCGATCGGCACCGTCGGCCGGCGGGCTCTACCCCGCAGAGGTTTATTTAATCTCCCGCGGCACTGCCCAGTTGCCGGCCGGACTTTACAACTATCAGTCCAGAACTCATTCACTTGTTCATTTTTGGGACAGTCAAGTTTGGCCGACCTTGCAAGCAGCTTGTTTCCAGCCGCCAGCGCTAGAAAATACCCAATTGGCGATCGCCATTACCACTGTTTTTTTTCGTTCTTCTTGGCGTTACGAAGACCGAGCTTATCGGCGAATTTTCCTAGACACCGGTCATCTATTGAGCAATATCGAGTTAGCTTGCGCGGTCAACGATTACCGACCTCACCTGATTGGAGGATTCGCCGACGAAGCTGTCAACGAATTACTGTACATCGACTCGGAGCAAGAAGGAGCGATTTGTGTAGTTGCTTTAGCCGACTTGCTAGATATTGACCAAAACTTGCCTAAATTTAAAACAGCTTTGCCCGGAAACACCACGACAGATTACCCGCAAATTTCCGAAGGTCAACTGTTAAGATACCTCCACAAAGCGACGCATTTAGAATCCGATCCCACCGGAGCAGACGGCTGGAAACTTGATGAAAGTGAAGGGGAATTAGAGGATAAATACAACTTTCCCTTTTGTACTAAAGTTTCGACGGTCACTCCTTCGATTCCTTGGGGAGTGAACCTGGAAACTTTAGAAAATACTATGCTCAAAAGGCGTTCGACCCGTGCTTATACAGGTGCTTCTTTGAGCTTGGGCGAACTGCTAGCTATGCTCGATTTTACTTACCAGCCGCAGCACTATATCGACCAAGGATTAGACGGTTCTCCCGACTATTTCGATATAAGTTTGATCGAGACTTTTATTGCTGTTTCAGGAGTGAATGGGTTAGAAGAAGGCTGTTACTATTACGCTCCGAAAGCTCAAGAATTGCGGCAAATTCGGTTTAAAAATTTCCGCAGGGAGCTGCATTTTTTGTGTTTGGGGCAAGATTTAGGCAGAGATGCGGGGGCGCTGTTGTTTCACACGGCGGATTTGAACAGGGCTGTAGCAAAATATGGCGATCGAGTTTACCGCTATTTGCACATGGACGCGGGCCATTTGGGCCAGCGGTTGAATTTAGCAGCTATACAACTGCGTTTGGGTGTCAGCGGTATCGCGGGCTTTTTTGACGATCGCGTCAATGACGTTCTCGGTATTCCTGCGGGTGAGGCTGTACTCTATATTACAAGTCTGGGAAGACCTCGATCGTGA
- a CDS encoding pentapeptide repeat-containing protein — MQKLSAEELLAQYAEGKRNFNAVDLSEDNLFQADLAEINLSGSVLRRAYLPYGNLTEANLYKTDLQDAELGDIQLYQANLSEANLSRANLSRANLRHANLQGANLQKANLQGADLYNADLRNADLRYADLSRANLEKAKLTKAQLAGCNLFRSRLVDLSEAECDRTTIGPEGY, encoded by the coding sequence ATGCAAAAGCTAAGCGCTGAGGAATTGCTCGCTCAGTATGCTGAGGGCAAGCGAAACTTTAACGCCGTTGACTTAAGTGAAGATAACTTGTTTCAAGCAGATTTGGCAGAAATAAATCTTTCTGGTAGCGTTCTGAGGCGAGCTTATTTGCCCTACGGAAATTTGACTGAAGCCAATCTTTATAAAACTGATTTGCAAGATGCTGAGTTGGGCGACATTCAACTTTATCAGGCAAACTTGTCGGAAGCAAATTTATCCAGAGCAAATTTATCCAGAGCAAATTTGCGCCACGCCAATTTACAAGGTGCCAATTTGCAGAAAGCCAATTTGCAAGGTGCGGATTTGTACAATGCAGATTTGAGGAATGCGGATTTGAGATATGCGGATTTGAGCAGAGCTAATTTGGAGAAAGCAAAGTTAACCAAAGCTCAATTAGCGGGCTGCAACTTATTTCGATCGCGCTTGGTTGATTTGTCGGAAGCTGAGTGCGATCGCACTACTATCGGGCCCGAAGGCTATTGA
- a CDS encoding dynamin, with translation MNLKVETSDFLNDLERVAAVRREIADSLSNIATAINQSELAGGEASGKLGLETDNADIDVASKNLRQGVFRLLVLGDMKRGKSTFLNALIGENLLPSDVNPCTALLTILRYGSEKKVTVYFNDGKSPKQLDFKSFKQNYTIDPAEAKRLEEEKKPAFPDIDCAVVEYPLPLLEKGIEIVDSPGLNDTEARNELSLGYINNCHAILFVLRATQPCTMGERRYLENYIKNRGLSVFFLINAWDQVRESLIDPDDPEELAEAEGKLRRVFQANLAEYCLTEGHDIYDERVFAITSLKALRLRIKNPEADLTGTGFPEFMAALNTFLTQERAISELRPARTLARQISARVREAVGRRLPLLDRDVNELKEKINSVEPEFKKLTQIRDEFQQEIIGVRDSKSRAIADSFRAYVLNLENTFETDFLRYQPDLNFLDFFSQGKREAFEASLKRALEQYINDKLAAWTLTAEQEMNSAFSQLSKSAANYGASYTKVTEKITEKLTGQKIPAAVSNSTEDNSPAWAKWAMGLFSLTTGNLAGVAMAGAGFDWKNILLNLITVLSVSTIFASLTGVVLGPLSLALLGIGVGVLQADGARKQLVKAAKKELVKYLPQVAQEQWQPIHDAVKECFDVYGREVGDRMNADINSRKAELDNLLEQKESREINCQAESERLKKLEADVSAESQSIESLYQGFLASAK, from the coding sequence ATGAACCTTAAAGTAGAAACTAGCGACTTTCTCAACGATTTAGAGCGAGTAGCCGCAGTCCGCCGAGAAATTGCCGACTCTCTCAGCAACATCGCCACAGCCATCAACCAATCAGAATTAGCAGGAGGAGAAGCATCGGGCAAACTCGGTTTAGAAACAGATAACGCTGACATTGATGTCGCCAGTAAAAACTTGCGCCAAGGAGTCTTTCGCCTGCTAGTGCTAGGCGACATGAAACGCGGAAAAAGCACTTTTCTCAATGCGTTAATCGGCGAAAACTTACTACCCAGCGATGTAAATCCCTGTACAGCTTTGCTGACGATTTTGCGCTATGGGTCAGAAAAAAAAGTCACCGTTTATTTCAATGACGGCAAAAGCCCCAAACAGCTCGATTTTAAAAGTTTCAAACAGAACTACACAATTGACCCCGCTGAGGCTAAACGTTTAGAAGAAGAAAAAAAACCAGCATTTCCCGATATCGACTGCGCCGTAGTAGAATATCCCTTACCTTTGCTGGAAAAAGGCATAGAAATAGTAGACAGTCCCGGACTGAACGATACAGAAGCCCGCAATGAATTATCTCTCGGTTACATCAACAACTGCCACGCTATTTTGTTTGTACTCAGGGCAACTCAGCCTTGCACAATGGGGGAAAGACGCTATCTAGAAAATTACATCAAAAATCGCGGATTGAGCGTTTTCTTTCTGATTAATGCTTGGGATCAGGTGCGGGAAAGTTTGATTGACCCGGACGATCCTGAAGAATTGGCAGAAGCAGAAGGGAAACTGCGGCGGGTTTTTCAAGCTAATTTAGCTGAATATTGTTTAACAGAAGGACACGATATTTACGACGAGCGAGTCTTTGCAATTACCTCACTTAAGGCGCTCAGGTTGCGGATCAAAAACCCGGAGGCGGATTTGACAGGAACTGGTTTTCCCGAGTTTATGGCGGCACTCAATACGTTTTTGACGCAGGAAAGGGCGATTTCGGAATTGCGTCCGGCGAGGACTTTGGCGCGTCAAATTTCTGCTCGCGTCCGCGAAGCTGTAGGGCGCCGATTACCATTACTCGATCGCGATGTCAATGAGTTGAAGGAAAAGATTAATTCAGTTGAGCCAGAGTTTAAGAAGCTGACTCAGATTCGCGATGAATTTCAACAAGAAATTATCGGCGTTAGAGATAGTAAATCGCGGGCGATCGCAGATTCTTTCCGCGCCTACGTTCTTAACTTAGAAAATACCTTTGAAACAGATTTTTTGCGGTATCAACCGGATCTGAATTTTCTGGATTTCTTCAGCCAAGGCAAGCGAGAAGCCTTTGAAGCATCGCTCAAACGAGCATTAGAGCAGTACATCAACGACAAATTAGCAGCTTGGACTCTCACAGCAGAACAAGAGATGAATTCAGCCTTTTCACAGCTATCGAAAAGTGCGGCCAATTACGGAGCCTCTTACACGAAAGTGACTGAAAAAATCACAGAAAAACTGACTGGGCAAAAAATACCAGCAGCAGTCAGCAACTCAACCGAAGATAACTCGCCCGCTTGGGCAAAATGGGCGATGGGATTGTTCTCGTTAACGACCGGAAATCTGGCGGGCGTAGCAATGGCAGGAGCGGGTTTTGATTGGAAAAATATCCTGCTTAATTTAATCACTGTGTTGAGCGTCAGTACGATTTTTGCTAGTTTGACGGGGGTTGTTTTGGGACCGCTGTCATTGGCTTTATTGGGAATCGGTGTTGGGGTTTTGCAAGCAGACGGAGCTCGCAAACAGTTGGTAAAAGCGGCGAAAAAAGAGCTGGTGAAATATCTGCCGCAGGTGGCTCAAGAGCAGTGGCAGCCGATTCACGATGCTGTTAAAGAGTGTTTTGATGTTTACGGGCGGGAAGTGGGCGATCGCATGAATGCGGATATTAATTCTCGGAAAGCTGAGTTAGATAATTTGCTGGAACAAAAGGAATCTCGCGAGATTAATTGTCAGGCTGAATCTGAGCGGTTGAAAAAATTGGAGGCTGATGTTTCTGCCGAGTCGCAGAGTATTGAATCCCTATATCAAGGTTTCCTAGCATCCGCTAAATGA
- a CDS encoding dynamin — translation MQQPEIYQNLTDYLKSALGILELDKNSQLYRDTTSICDYLAKPTFQIAVFGPFNYGKSTLLNALLGNRALPIDLVPTTGAAIYVNYGEELRAKITLKDGTEVSEPGTDVLKRYAILDDARQMRDDVTAVNVYCPHPFLKTGVELLDLPGTNDREEQDNLVRDKLLTADLVVQVLDARKLMTLGERENLRDWLSDRHINTVVFVANFLNLLEPDDQKQVYNRLLFVAESFRSNLPNNISNIYRVDALPALRARLKGDVAAAQTTGIAMFESALQSIVADQQEQLAVKLPRIEAIATKICQSLRAKSETVTAEIATAQKKHKDRIEIKQKAEKLISKGFLASVSDFESWLYQPTLLQRYQSEMALSLQEGSFDAWKLKFQREALHQQQTIAEWVNKACEFFDKEQPIALLISFPPSPQVTLPEPPPPPAQKSIEGEVAPVAIATGLGWLLGGPVGAAVVGGASYILNKRTGYEKPAESSEAYLNQVKEICSEAAKNYLARFSTDTFSMLQHYKEIAGKVICFQDSKEPLQKNIQQYQSQLIHNLLENIESCLQMTKSVINGK, via the coding sequence ATGCAACAACCCGAAATTTATCAAAACCTGACCGACTATCTCAAATCAGCACTCGGTATTCTCGAACTTGACAAAAACTCCCAACTGTATCGAGATACCACCTCAATCTGCGACTATCTCGCCAAACCGACTTTTCAAATTGCTGTCTTTGGCCCGTTTAATTACGGCAAGTCAACTCTGCTCAATGCTTTGCTGGGAAATCGTGCTTTGCCGATCGACCTCGTGCCCACTACAGGTGCTGCCATTTATGTCAACTACGGCGAGGAATTGCGCGCAAAAATTACCCTGAAAGACGGCACGGAAGTTAGCGAACCGGGGACTGATGTGTTGAAACGCTACGCCATCCTTGACGATGCGAGACAAATGCGGGATGATGTGACCGCTGTTAATGTTTACTGTCCCCACCCTTTCCTGAAAACAGGTGTGGAATTGCTGGATTTGCCGGGAACCAACGATCGGGAAGAACAGGATAATTTAGTCAGGGATAAATTGCTAACGGCTGATTTAGTTGTGCAGGTTTTAGACGCTCGCAAATTGATGACTTTAGGCGAACGCGAGAACTTGAGAGATTGGTTGAGCGATCGCCACATCAACACTGTAGTCTTTGTTGCCAATTTTCTCAATCTACTCGAACCAGACGACCAAAAACAAGTTTACAATCGGTTGTTGTTTGTTGCCGAAAGTTTTCGCTCCAATTTGCCGAACAATATCAGCAATATCTACCGCGTCGATGCTTTGCCGGCTTTGAGGGCGAGGCTGAAAGGAGATGTGGCTGCGGCCCAAACTACAGGAATTGCCATGTTTGAATCGGCTTTGCAAAGTATTGTGGCAGATCAACAGGAACAACTAGCAGTTAAGTTGCCCAGGATTGAAGCTATAGCTACTAAAATTTGCCAATCTCTCCGAGCGAAATCTGAAACTGTCACGGCAGAAATAGCCACAGCTCAAAAAAAGCACAAAGACAGAATTGAAATTAAACAAAAAGCAGAAAAACTGATATCAAAAGGGTTTTTAGCCAGCGTTTCTGACTTCGAGAGTTGGCTTTACCAGCCCACACTTTTGCAGCGCTATCAATCCGAAATGGCCCTGTCGCTTCAGGAAGGGAGTTTTGATGCGTGGAAGCTAAAATTTCAGCGAGAGGCGTTACATCAGCAGCAAACCATCGCAGAATGGGTAAATAAAGCTTGCGAATTCTTTGACAAAGAACAGCCGATCGCACTTTTGATTTCGTTTCCTCCATCCCCACAAGTCACCTTACCGGAACCGCCGCCACCTCCAGCTCAAAAGTCGATCGAGGGCGAAGTGGCTCCAGTGGCGATCGCCACCGGCTTAGGTTGGCTGTTAGGCGGGCCTGTGGGAGCCGCAGTAGTCGGCGGTGCTAGCTATATTTTGAATAAAAGAACTGGGTATGAAAAGCCCGCTGAATCGTCAGAAGCTTATCTAAATCAAGTAAAGGAAATTTGCAGCGAGGCTGCTAAAAACTATCTCGCTCGCTTCAGCACCGATACTTTTTCCATGCTGCAACACTACAAGGAAATCGCCGGAAAAGTTATCTGTTTTCAAGACAGCAAAGAACCGCTACAGAAAAATATTCAGCAATATCAGAGCCAGTTAATCCATAATTTGTTAGAAAATATCGAATCCTGCCTTCAAATGACTAAATCTGTAATTAACGGCAAATGA
- a CDS encoding endonuclease/exonuclease/phosphatase, with translation MDSIIRNIITIGLPTLILLIARVATGKTGDLATWSVLRKLGGSFGMLIGLCVLVFVGFVANSVSYFVVDSLLVRFYQKRRELEPPEQLVTEIDKLPITNDLKIKLKWAVMHSSHYKIISLKHVISKWFILAAIVGALLSIAGYLGQINILFELSSHFKLQYLLVGFSTFIFFALVRSKKIWLLVSAFCIIINLAEIVPWYFPVPAFAGATPGQHLRILHSNVLTSNRQYSEVISLVKAEQPDIAVFVEVSTVWAKELAVLSEMFPYSCHYQQSERFGSAIYSKLPLKNPSVKPFSKRRKSLFAEVEFQGKIISLILAHPTVPIKQQSFIDRNKQLAGIGEYAAQVKNPLIVVGDFNTTMWSPFYKNMVKTGNLRNARSGFGILPTWPTFMPLAYIPIDHFLVSKEIGVLKIRTGRNVGSDHLPLITDLVI, from the coding sequence ATGGACTCTATTATCCGAAACATAATCACGATCGGATTGCCTACTTTAATCCTATTAATAGCGAGAGTAGCTACAGGTAAAACAGGTGACTTAGCAACTTGGTCAGTTTTGAGGAAATTAGGCGGTTCCTTTGGTATGCTGATCGGTTTATGTGTGTTGGTATTTGTAGGATTTGTTGCCAATTCTGTTAGTTATTTTGTGGTAGATAGCTTGCTGGTGAGATTTTATCAAAAGCGACGAGAGTTAGAACCGCCAGAACAACTGGTAACAGAAATTGATAAATTGCCGATTACCAACGACCTCAAAATTAAGCTCAAATGGGCGGTGATGCACAGCAGCCACTACAAAATCATTAGCTTGAAGCACGTAATTTCAAAATGGTTTATTCTCGCAGCAATTGTAGGTGCACTACTGTCAATCGCAGGTTATTTGGGACAAATCAACATTCTTTTTGAATTGAGTTCTCATTTTAAATTACAATATCTGCTGGTTGGTTTCTCTACTTTTATATTCTTCGCTCTCGTGCGCTCAAAAAAAATCTGGTTGCTGGTGAGCGCATTTTGCATTATCATTAATTTGGCGGAAATTGTTCCTTGGTATTTCCCAGTGCCAGCCTTTGCAGGAGCGACTCCCGGACAACATCTGCGGATTTTGCATTCAAATGTTTTAACAAGTAACCGGCAATATTCTGAGGTGATATCCCTGGTAAAAGCAGAACAACCCGATATCGCGGTTTTTGTCGAAGTCAGCACAGTTTGGGCGAAGGAGTTAGCCGTTTTAAGCGAAATGTTTCCTTACTCTTGCCACTACCAACAATCTGAGAGATTTGGCAGTGCCATCTACAGCAAGCTGCCTTTAAAAAATCCCTCTGTTAAACCTTTTTCAAAGCGAAGAAAGAGCTTGTTTGCGGAGGTTGAATTTCAAGGGAAAATCATTTCTCTGATTCTTGCCCATCCGACTGTACCGATAAAACAGCAGAGTTTTATCGATCGCAATAAACAGCTAGCAGGCATCGGCGAGTATGCAGCCCAAGTAAAAAATCCGCTAATTGTGGTTGGAGATTTCAATACCACAATGTGGTCGCCGTTCTACAAAAATATGGTAAAAACCGGAAATTTGCGAAATGCGCGATCGGGCTTTGGCATTTTACCGACTTGGCCGACTTTTATGCCGCTGGCTTATATTCCGATCGATCACTTTCTAGTCAGCAAAGAAATTGGTGTTTTAAAGATTCGTACTGGCCGAAATGTCGGTTCGGATCATTTGCCGTTAATTACAGATTTAGTCATTTGA
- a CDS encoding VOC family protein: protein MKIKAIHHVAIICSDYAASKKFYVEVLGCSIIKETFRTERNSYKLDLRVGNGDTIELFSFSHPPERVNNPEACGLRHLAFAVEDIEASVAYLKSQQVEVEEIRLDEITEKRFTFFRDPDSLPLEIYEF from the coding sequence ATGAAAATAAAAGCAATACATCATGTGGCGATTATTTGCTCGGATTACGCAGCGTCGAAGAAATTTTATGTAGAAGTATTGGGATGTTCCATTATCAAAGAAACTTTCCGAACCGAGAGGAATTCTTACAAACTAGATTTGCGAGTCGGAAACGGCGACACCATCGAGCTTTTCTCATTTTCCCATCCTCCTGAAAGAGTTAACAATCCTGAAGCTTGCGGTTTGAGACATTTAGCTTTTGCCGTAGAGGACATAGAAGCATCAGTTGCTTACTTAAAATCCCAACAAGTAGAAGTAGAAGAAATTCGCCTTGACGAGATTACAGAAAAACGGTTTACATTTTTCAGAGATCCAGACAGCTTACCGTTAGAAATTTATGAATTTTAG